A stretch of the Coprobacillus cateniformis genome encodes the following:
- a CDS encoding FAD-dependent oxidoreductase: MLIPQEELKVIYDVDVVVIGGGAAGISAAIAASRNGAQTLLIEQRGFAGGTGAFMPIPAFCPYTDGVHIVSQGIAYEILDKVKKQSNAECQRMNKDKLDWVTIDTEVYKRVCDEMLTSSGVEILFHTLCTQVLCEDGFMKGLVIANKNGRSIIKAKAYIDATGDADIAYMAGVPTLKGDQDDPTVQPGTMCFVVSGIDKDKTLSYIASQDDDQFSQLVTLAQEKGDIPEGRKRVSSFSWLTDTTASFNFGHVFGVDGTDAISLTKGNIKGRQLAKVYTDFLRKYVPGFENAQLISTGDQVGIRESRRIVADYMMSVEDFKKRRSFEDEIARNCYFIDVHLPNKESTMVMEYLPEGESHGISYRSLLPQGMENLIVAGRTIGSDRLINSALRVMPNCFTMGQAAGVAAYLAALKNVGYRSIDIQQLQDLLISQGAWILRKK; the protein is encoded by the coding sequence ATGTTAATACCTCAAGAAGAACTCAAGGTTATTTATGATGTAGATGTTGTTGTTATCGGTGGTGGTGCAGCAGGGATAAGTGCTGCAATTGCAGCCAGTAGAAATGGTGCACAAACATTGCTTATAGAACAACGTGGTTTTGCTGGTGGAACAGGTGCATTTATGCCTATTCCTGCTTTTTGTCCATATACAGATGGTGTTCATATTGTAAGCCAAGGAATTGCTTATGAGATATTAGATAAGGTTAAGAAACAAAGCAATGCTGAGTGCCAACGAATGAATAAGGATAAATTAGACTGGGTTACAATTGATACTGAAGTGTATAAACGTGTTTGTGATGAAATGTTAACATCAAGTGGAGTTGAGATTTTATTTCATACATTGTGTACACAAGTTTTATGTGAAGATGGTTTTATGAAAGGGTTGGTTATTGCTAATAAAAATGGACGCAGTATTATTAAAGCAAAGGCTTATATTGATGCAACTGGAGATGCCGATATTGCATATATGGCTGGAGTTCCTACTCTAAAAGGTGATCAAGATGATCCTACAGTTCAGCCTGGAACAATGTGTTTTGTTGTATCAGGTATTGATAAAGATAAAACGTTAAGTTATATAGCTTCTCAAGATGATGATCAATTTTCTCAACTTGTTACATTGGCACAAGAGAAAGGCGATATTCCTGAAGGAAGAAAACGTGTCTCATCTTTCTCTTGGTTAACAGATACGACTGCATCATTTAATTTTGGTCATGTCTTTGGCGTTGATGGAACAGATGCAATTTCATTAACGAAAGGAAATATTAAAGGTCGTCAATTGGCTAAAGTATATACAGATTTTTTGAGAAAATATGTACCTGGATTTGAAAATGCACAGTTGATTTCAACAGGTGATCAGGTGGGGATTAGAGAAAGTCGTAGGATTGTTGCTGACTATATGATGAGTGTTGAAGATTTTAAAAAGAGAAGAAGTTTTGAAGATGAAATTGCTAGAAATTGTTACTTTATTGATGTTCATTTACCTAATAAGGAGAGTACAATGGTGATGGAATATTTACCAGAGGGTGAATCTCATGGGATTTCTTATCGCAGTTTATTGCCTCAGGGAATGGAAAATCTAATTGTAGCAGGTCGAACTATTGGCTCTGATCGTCTTATAAATAGTGCTTTGCGTGTGATGCCTAATTGTTTTACAATGGGGCAGGCAGCAGGTGTTGCAGCTTATTTAGCTGCTTTAAAAAATGTTGGTTAT